The Thamnophis elegans isolate rThaEle1 chromosome Z, rThaEle1.pri, whole genome shotgun sequence DNA window ataataatgataataatatactTACTTTAACAGCttttaggtccttggttaggacctGAACTTTTTAGTTTTTACCAGTCCAGACTGTGAATCAAACAGGCTATGCAAGAACAACGTTCTTTAAGTGGGGAATGGCCAAGAAATGCCAGAAATGCAACTATGTGTACCAGAACAAATTATAATACCTATAGTTCAAGAATGTCCCCTCAGGAAATTCCAAGGTATTTATGATGTTGTCACTACATCTATGGGATGGTggttttattatggttttatcttaatttaatatattatctcctatagtgtgtgtgtgtttttgtgtgtgtgtgtgtgtgtagtatgccCATTCCTTTTGACTTTTAATCAACTTTTGAGTTGAGACCACTCGTAATAATGCATTGGGTACTGATTGGGAGCAGATATCTAACCCAAAGCTTTGGGTGTTGCTTCAGGACTCAAGGGGTCTCATCCcacttttatttaatatttattgaagccactgggtgaggtcATTTGCCAGCATTGGTTGagatatcatcagtatgctgatgatactgtGCTTTATATCTCTGCTCCTAGGCTACAAAGGGATGCATTTGAAGTTATATCTCATGGTCTGGAAATTGTAATATGCTGGGTAGGGAAGAACAGGCTTCAGCTCAACCTCCACTCACATTTTAGTCACCTTCCAAATGGATTGTTGCTTTATAAAAATGCTGCCCTTGAAGGGCACCAAGCGTTgcagctggtgcagaatgcagtggCACAGGCAGTTATGGGATGTTATATCACTGCTCcacaagctgcattggttgcttTTTTGCTTCTAGGGAAAATTTAAGTCTTGGTTGTTATATCTAAAACCTTCATAGCATGGGGCCAGGTTATTTGCAAAACTGCTTCTCCCTCATTGTTTTCGACCAATCCTATTGGATTCAGCAATATAGGCATACTGTAGATCTCCTTGATGAGGAGGAGTAGGTCTTTTCAGTTGCTGCCTCTGCCATACAGTACAAAGTATTgtcaattgagttccccaggcttatggtcctgggggatttcaatctgccttcgcccGGTGAACACTCGgatggggctcaggagttcatggcttccatgacagccatgggcttgacccaagtaattcggggcccaacccactcagcgggtcacatgctcgacctcgtatttctctcggagcagtggacttgtgatcttggtctgagggggtaatgagatcatacccctgtcgtggtcagaccactgcctactgaggcttggactttcggagaccaaacccccctgtagggaggaggaaccgaccaggtggttccgccccaggcgacttatggaccccttgaggttccagacggagcttggggttattcctgataccctcgcccacagtccggtggagactctggttgctgcctggaactcagcagcgacggagtctcttgaccggattgcgccactacagccgctccgaggcagtggattccggaggcaaccttggttcaccgaggaactccgggagaggaagcaccggaagagacgcctagagcacttatggaggtccaacaatccgaatcgaaccgagcacacttaacatcttgcatcaaggaatacatcagggcaattaggacggcgaaaagacctatattgccaccttgattgcctccgctgagtcgcgcccacccgccctgttcaggataaccgctccctcctaaataggaggatacgggggacccccctgcagggtagggctgaggactacgtccagttcttagcggacaagtTGCTCGgttttcggtcggacttggactccgatcccgcagatccagccgaggcacaaggagataatctggtagaccacgctgggttgagtttcaagatgttgcccctgaggatgtgaCAAGgacatgagagctgtgagtgcctccacatgcgtactggacccgtgtccctcctggctggttgctaactgCAGGGagggtgacacggggctggatccaggcggttgttaccgcctcccttcgggagggggtctttcccctgcacttaaagcggcagtggtgagacccctcctgaataaatcatctttggatccagccgttcttaacaattacgtccagtctccaatctccctttgtggggaaggttgttgagaaggttggtggccttccagctccagcggtccttggaggaagctagttatcttgaccattccagtccagcttcaggcctggctacagcacagaaaccgctttggtcgcattgaccgatgacctctggagagccagggacggaggccacgcctccatcctggtactccttgacctctcagcggctttgcgataccatcgaccatggtatccttctgcgacgactgcaggaggtgggggtggggaggcactgttttgcagtggttctcctcttacctctcggacaggtcacagcgGTGGTTTCGTCGgaagggcagagatcgacccctaggcccctaacatatggggtgccgcagggttcggtcttgtcccccctactttttaaacaTCTACATGAACTGCTGGCGAGATCATTCGGGGGCAcgagataaaataccaccagtatgcggacgatactcagtgtatctgtccgccccgtgccaactcaatgaagcggtggatgtgatgcaccagggccttgaagctgttagggacgggatgagggctaacaagcttgtactcaacccagataagaccaagtggctgttgtgtttccctcccactaatttggcaagtgtttccatctctcaggctggggggtcaaacactacacccctcagacagggtccgcaacttgggagtcctcctggacccacagctgacttttgaccaccatttgtcagctgtgaccagggggcatttgccccaggttcgcctggtgcaccagttgcgcgctacctgaaccgggaggccctcacaacagtcactcgtgcccttgtgacctctaggctggagtatctgcaatgtgctctacatggggctgcccttgaagagtatccggcgacttcagctagtccagaatgcggccgcgcgagcgatcgtgggtgcacctcgcgcttcacccacataacacctatcctccgcgagctgcactggctgcctgtcgatctccgggtacgcttcaaggtgctacttgtcacctataaagcccttcatggtagtggatctgggtacttgagagaccgcctactgccaattacctcgtgcggccaattagatcacatagattaggcctcctccgagtccatctgccggtcagtgtcgaatggcaactacgcggaggagagccttctcggtagcagctccgaccctttggaacgatctccccgtggagattcgtaccctcaccaccctccagaccttccacacagcccttaaaatctggctatcccgtcaggcctggggctaaagattgtaacccacccgaatggtatgaatgttgcgctttttaatatgtattgttcttatgtgttaaatgttgtttcccccttcccttgagttgtaagccgcctgagtccccccagggaaaagggcggcatataaataaactttcataactcataactcattcAAATTAGATTGGCAATTCCTTACAACCCTGCCAGTTTTTCAGAAGTAATCAAAGTATAGTTATGTTCCAAGCATGGAATTTGAAATGTTAGCAGAACTTGTGATGTGAGAATTCACCCTTATTactgtcagaagaataatttggggttccaactTGAGGTGGGATTCCACAAGaacaaatacaaatgaaatatttattcattccCAAATCAAGAGGTTTGCTTGCAGGGTAAACTACAGAGAAAATTAGATACAAAATAGTTTTATAGGGGAACTTGTCATTGATGGGACCTTGAGagatgtgtatgcatgtatgtgctgGTGCGAGGGTGACACTTGAGGGACATGGCTTTGTTGACCTGGCCAAGGAATTGATTAAATCAAGTGATGTAGATTGAGTCTCTTCATTTGAACTGCTATAATTATATTTACAtaattgtttaattaatttttatgtttGCTGTGAGTTTAAAGGAATTCAAAGGCTGTTAATCAGTAACTTTGTTGGAGCCTGGGTTAGTTAACATATGATTCCTTATACAATATTTCTGAcagttataaatttataaattcttCCCATATGACCAACTGCAGGAACACTGCAGCACCCTCCACCTATCTCCCACCATCTCATCCCACCAAGTTCCCAGAAacattgggcctgtttttgtgcCCCACTGAGTCCTCACAGGTCTTGGGCTTGCTTCCTGCTCCACCAATGACAAACCTTCCTCCTCAACCCCTGTTAATGATCCATTCATTTACCTTCTGTAGAACTTCAGACCTCCAGAGTCTGTGTTGGGGAAGGGAGCAGCCACTCCACTTTTCAGTATCCTTAAGTTACATGGCTCTATTCTTGAAGCAGGTGCCATTTTCAGAGCAGTTGCAATGAATTGTGGGTGCTCTGAAAATGGACCCACTTTCAGGATGGCACCATGCGACCCTGTAAAGATGCTAAAGTGGTGAGGTGGTCTGCTTCCCTAATGGAAGCTCCAGAGCTCCAGAGATACACAGAGGTAATTGAGTGATTGGTGATGTGGAGTGGAGGTGGAGAGACGAGGAGGGGATGGGACCTGGAGGGGTGGGAATCACTCCCAAAGTCTGCAGAGACCACAAAGGACACGCAAGGGAGCACAGGGTCCCTTGCGGGTTGGAGGAAGATTTGGAGGCCTGTGGCAGGTGGTCCTGAGTCTGTAGGCCTCTCAGGATTTCTTTTACCCAGAGGAATCCTATGCTCTGCTTAGCAATCTGTATAGTCACTTCATGAATGTAATGGAGAGAGCAGGAATGACAGTTACATGGACATCTGTTAATAATTATCATGACTTGCATCCCTAAAGGGAATGCTcttgaagtcaaggactacatatatatataaatgtatggagggacagatggatggatgagggagggagaaagagaaagagagcggGAAGGAGgcaggtgggagggaaggaaggaaggaaaacaggaaggaaggaaggaaggaaggaaggaatttctcCCATATGGTCTCTCCACACCATATGATAATGATGCCAGTAGATGTTGATCTACCGTGCAGGGGATTCTGGGATCTGATGGCTGAAACATatccttaaaaaaatgaaattgtggaTGACAATACTAATTTAGCTGCAAATTGGACTACATGTTTACATCTATTTAGTTTAATGGTTGAGCAAAGTCTATATATTGTAAGGAAGAACATATTATCCACATTTCTATTTGGTATTCTTTTGTCCATTTGATATTTTTCTAAGCTGAAAAGATCAATTTTCCTAATTGATTATGCTTTTTGCAGCACAAAATATCTCTTTGTATGCTGAATGTGTCTCTGACCAGAATTGTACAATATTGGAAATGTGAGAAAATTCTGAATAATTGTTGGGTAATAGTAGTGGAAGTCATTCTTAATAGAGAATATTTAATTTACGTTACAGACTGAAACCTTATAAGTATTTTGGAGAATGCTAATTTCACTTAGAGTCTCCCTGGCTCCTTGAAATGTCTTCTTAAGTTGAACTGTTTTCCCCATTGGATAGGGAATCTTTTTATGTCATGTTATAATGAAATGAGCTACCCCAATGTCCTATATATGATTCATGAACctatgaaataaaaatgtcaagaaCCCAGAATTTGAGCAAgcaatatttaattaattaaaattaacaacaaacCACCTTGTATAGTTCCATTTCTAACTAGTAGCTGTTGTCTTACCAGGAAGTATGGGCAGAATTTCAACTTTGATGAAATTAGAGAAGAGAAAGTCTTACTTTTACAAGGAACTGGGGCAATTAAATGTCACTAAACTAACCTACATATTAGAATTAGTAAACATATGTCCTGCTGCAAAAAATGCTTGAAACTATctcaaatgcaatcaaaacaATATGCTTTGCCAGCAAAGCTTTTTTCTCTTATTGCAAAATGcctttttacatttataattattCAACTGAGATGATATGAACATGATATATGGCTTGGTTTGTGAATTACATAGCAAAACAAATCTTTATCCTACCTTTCAACATACCTTTTCACATCAAAGTTGTATTGGCTCCTTTGAATGAGGAGttcttacagatagtcctcgacttgcaactgttcatttagtgacccttttgaagttacagtggcactgaaaaaggtgatttatgaccatttttgacacttatgactattgtagcatccacatgatcaaattcagatacttggcactgattcatatttaagaAGGATTCAGTGGTTTCTGGGTCATCTGATCCCCTTTGCcaacttctgacaagtaaagtcatgGAGAagaagtcaaattcacttaaccatgttactaacttacaactgcatgatttacttaactgtggcaagaaaggttgttaaatggggcaaaatttacttaacaaatgtctcattcagcaatagaaatgttgggctcaattgtggtcataagttgaggactatctgtattgcaaAAGTCCATAAAAATGCACCAATAAATAAACACTCAATTTCCCCCCTAAATATATGCTTTATAAGACTGCTGCAATGTCTTGCTCTCCAGTAGAATGAGAGTACGTGAACTGGCCCGTTCCAAAGGTTCTCGGTACAGAAAGATACAGTATTTTGAAAGATGGTGACACCATGTTTTCGGAAAAAGTTAATAGTATATTTTCTAAATTTCTCACCAGCAAAAGCATAGATCACAGGATTGATACAGCAATGAGCTATTGCAAGTGTTTCGGTTCATTTGAATTGCTAAACCAATACCATTAACCTGCTGCACTTATCCATTTTGAACAACTGGATCAGAAGAACAACATTGTATGGGGCCCAGAAAGGAAGTAAACAATCATTATGATAAAATAAGCTGACTGCTTTGTTCTTCTTCTCATTTCTGCATCTTAGCAAAGTGTTTATGATGCATGCATAGCAGAAAGTCATAACCATCATTGGAAAAATCAGCCTATGAAGTTCAGTTCCAGTGTAAAGAACATGTTCCATTCAAAGTGACTTTGATAAGGAAAATGAAAAGAGCATGTTATCCTACCagcttcttcttgtgccatatgaAAGATTATTCCTGGTGAACAGGCTAGAATTGCTAGGCCCCAGGTAATAATGCTTGTGATGATGCCATAGAATACTGTTCTGGCTTTTAATGCAAACACTGCATAACTATTGCTAATACCTATCAATAGTCAGGAGGGATATGAAAAAGCTTCCACTGTAGAAGCTTAAAAAATAGATTCCAGAAATAATTTTGCATATTGCATCTCCAAATACCCACTCATCTACTACATAATGAATCCGAAATGGCATTgagaaaatgaaaagcaaatcAGAAATAGCTAAATTTAATAGGTATATCAGTCATACTCTTAAATTTCTTATATTTGATTAGAATCAATACAACTAGCATGTTACCCAAAAGACCAAAGATGAATACCAAAGAATAAAGGATTGGCAGGATTTGAACCAAATTTTTGGACAGCTTTTGCTGGGCATGGTGTTGCCATATCATTATAGTCAAATTCAGTGGTGGTAGATCCTTCATTTGTTCCATTTATTAGATTGTCCATCTTGTTCCCTGGTTACTGAAAAAGACAGTTGTTTACTATTAAAGGGAGACAAagcaaagcttttaaaaatattggaaACATATAATAGTAACAATGCCATATGATTTCCATATAAGAGAACACACTGAATTTAATCAGGGAAAGAAAAGATCACCTTTCATCTTCATAAATGTTACCATATCTGAGATGAAAAATTGACTCACTGAAGATTTGCATCTGCTAGAACTTGACTAATCCATTGTGCCcattgaaaacattttatttttggaaatgcaACAAAATAGTGAAAGCTCTATTTTTGCTAATAGATCTGTAATATGTCTTACACTCATGTAAATACATTAAATGGCAAGTACATCCAAATGGGAGTTAACTTTCCAAAATCTTGGATCCCAAGCAatgaattcatttaacaaaaagTCAAACCAGATTTCACGGGATATTAGTCACAGaagattttcatatttttaaattaaatttacatAAAATATTTGAAGAGAGTCCATTTTCAACTTATTAAATCCTTCTACTATTAAAGGAGCAACTTAATAGCCCTATGGCTGAAATGTGTTTGGAAAGTAGTTGAGAAGAATGTGAATTGGAATGAAAACTTGTTTTCTCACAGGTTCCGATGGATTCCAATAGAAGCAATCCTGGGAGTAGTGGATTTGCTTGAACTACATATACTATTTTCTGACTCACCATTTATTTATCTTAGGTTTTTATTGTGAAGTGAAGCTTCATAATAATATCAGGGTTCCCATTTTGTAAAGCAATATTACAATTTTCATTCTACAAACGTTCAGAAGCAAGTTGATGATTGATAGTGAAACCAATCAGACCAGCTTCTTTTCCACCTTATCTGATTTCGAATTCTGAAGAACTAGAAATGTCACAGTCCTTTTTGCCTTGACAAAGTTCTTGATTAATATGAATAATGATTCTGCATTTTCCTTCACAAATTAGatagttattttatttgttatcaTTACCTTAACTAATCAATGCCAGAATATAAATTAATAAGggcatataaattaataaaaagaaaggaaggagctatcacataaaaatatgttttatgaaaATAAAACGTATTAATGCTTCAATGTTACTTACCTAACTTTTCCAATGGAACTTTTATTACTCTTAGACTTTCAAGAAGGACATATCCCTGTAGCAGGAGTTAACTGAAGAAAATAGTCACAAAGGCTTGCATGTACATGTTCCCTAAGGAATGAAAAAGAACAACATCATCTGATGTTGAAGGGAGAACAAAGTTTTAAAACAGAATTAGGGAAACTGAGGACATTCAGAAATATCTCTACATTAATAGTACAACTATACTATGCTCAAAGTCTTTAGGGATTCAGCAGTCATAATAATAATACTTCCATATATTATTATTGTATGATAATAAAGTTGCAGCTGCAACAGAAAGATGATGAAGAAAAAAGAGCAGTGAAAGAAGATCGCAGAAGATCCACTGAAGCTTCTATACTATGAGGGCTTACAAAGCTAAAGAAATCAAAGTGGCCTATACGTAAGATCAAATGAAGAACAAAAAGACATGCTAATGCAAAGTATTACATGGCCCTTACATGAATAAAATTGTACGCAAAGCACATATACTAATCCCtgacaatggctaagagcagaaaagttgaagaaagacACAGAGGTATAATTGTGGTTGCATAAGACAACGCTCTAAGAATAAATGCATACAAAACCAGAACTGAGAAGACAGAAACAGACAACAACTGCcacctttgcaaagaagctgaagaaacagtaaaTCACCTGTATACATGCTGCAAAACTTCACACAAGGCAGCAGCATAACAAAGTAGCAATAGTAGTTGCAAGGAATATCATTTGACTGTAAGAATTAGTAAAAACCCCAactagacaaagtaatagaaaacaaAGCAGCTAAACTTTCTAATTCAAATAGAGCAATATCTGCCATGTAACACCCAAAACTTAATAATtgctgataagaaagacaaaaatgtctGGGTATTGGACATGGCAATCGCTGAAGAtaggagaatagaaaagaaagaaacagagaaaatcataaaatacaaaaacctacaaatagaagtagaaagagatggcaaaaaacgtagtaatagtaataggtgccttggctGCAATTCCAAACCATCTGGCATACTACCTGaataccatcagcattgacaaaatcactgtcactcagttgcaaaaggcagctttacttggaacagcttatatcttgTAATGATATGTTttataatattaaattatatcTACCTATCCAAGATCCTTGTGAAAGATTTGATATGTGTACAACACACCAAATCCAGCCTAAACATCTATCTAACTGCAACAgtcaataataatataatagtagcAAGACCAAGAAAAGCAACTTATGCCTGAGTTTAATTGTAGAATCATCATGTAAAGATCTCCAGATTTTGTAGTTAACAGGATATGCAGAGATTATTCTGCAATTTCAGGTGGTCATCAGAATTTAATTGCCTACATTTTAGCATGTGATCTAGTTGCTTTATCTGTGGACAAAGCCATCCCACCTATTAGTTTCTGAGAACTCTATCTACAACTGAACCACAAATTAAGAAGCAAAGTGGAGGAGCACTGCAAGGTCTGAATCATGACTGAGTCATGGGAAAATGAGACCTGGAGAAAAGGAGatgcctttcctccctccctccctccattccttcccgtCTACTTTTGCCAAATTTAGAGGAGCTCTGCCAGTTGTAGCTATCAAGAAATAGGACAAAATATGACATACACAATATTTCTTCATTGCCACAGCTTTTAGTTAACACTACTGGAAAGCTGCTCAGGTAGACTTCACTGCAATGTGACATTCTGGGAAGCTAGAACCAATGTTAAGAGCTGTGAATTGCAGGAAATATTAGGGAATAAGATGCTTTAAGAATATCAGGAATAATAAGCAACAGCAATGCATAAGAAGAAGGGACAAATATCAGCTTGTTTCATTCCTTTCTGGCTGCTAGAACTCCTTGAAAATCTCAATGTGTACCAAATAACTAGACTGCCTCCTGCTCTGAACTTGTGATGGAAGCAACCCATCCCATAGCAACTGGGAGCCAGCTGAGGCCCACTAAGCCTGTTTACATCTAGCAGCAAGTGTGAATGGCCGGAAAAACAGCTGCAGCTGGAACTCCCCTTCTTGTCATACTGAGTTTTCAAGACTCAAATGTGCAAATACTTGTCATAAAGGAAATTCAGTACATTGTCACTGTTTTGTCTGTTTATTGCAGCTGATAAGGTGGGGAGAAGATATAGAAATGATTTGACATTTTCAGTAGAGAAAAAGCAAAAGGCTGAGAAAGGCTGAACAGTCCATATCAAGATATTTTTAATTAGAAATTatagaggggggaaggaggaaattTCAGGACAATTGTTTCTGCAAAATTATTGAAATTTCCTTTATTGCTTAAGTAAATTATGTATCTCAGGTATGtttaaaagcaagaagcagattcTTCCATATTTAGAGAATGCATGTTTCACTTGCCCATTTCCTACTAGGCTGCCTTTGGGGAGTAGTGACTCATCTTTCCTATATGCAAAGGTCGCTGAGCTGGAATGCCATCCCATATTTTTCCTCCCATTTCTATAGCTGGGTCAGGAGCAGCCCTCCCTTCAAGCAGTGTGATCTGAGTGCAATACTGAATGGAGAGGTATGTCAGAGGTGAAACTATTCTTTGCTAGAAGGATTAGTATTGTTTACGGAATTTGGATTCATCTGGCTATCCTTGCAAGGTGTCTTCTGAAGTGAGACGTTTATTGACAGAATTGCAGGTACATTATTACTAGGGGAATAGCAAAAAATGATCTGAGAAGGAAGATCCAGGCTTTGATCAGGACACACCTATACTTGGATTATTTGCCAGTCAGAAAGAAGCTCCAGGGTACTATGAGCACTGGGAAATGAGCCAATGTAATTCCAGTTCAGATGCAATGTAGTTGAAAGTGCTGTTTATTGCTGTCAAAGTTGTGGTTACTTCATcgaaggtttttaaagaagactggacagtcatttgtctgaaatggtatagggcagggccgtcaaactcccagcctatgggccagatgcatcatgtgctggcaacgcccacacccggtttagcgaagggggaaaaagtcctgatatatcacgtgatgctgccgtaacaatgtgagtttgacagccctgatatagggtctcctgcttgagcagggggttggactggaagaccaccaaggtccctaccagttctattttgattgattggttggttgagggttttgctttgttttaatttttcagaTGGAATGGCTTTGTATTTCCTTTGAAAAAAATCTT harbors:
- the LOC116520501 gene encoding LOW QUALITY PROTEIN: C-C chemokine receptor type 5-like (The sequence of the model RefSeq protein was modified relative to this genomic sequence to represent the inferred CDS: inserted 9 bases in 6 codons; substituted 2 bases at 2 genomic stop codons), which produces MDNLINGTNEGSTTTEFDYNDMATPCPAKAVQKFGSNXLPILYSLVFIFGLLGNMLVVLILIKYKKFKSMTDXYLLNLAISDLLFIFSMPFRIHYVVDEWVFGDAICKIISGIYFLSFYSGSFFISLLTIDRYXSNSYAVFALKARTVFYGIITSIITWGLAILACSPGIIFHMAQEEAGRITCSFHFPYQSHFEWNMFFTLELNFIGXIFPMMVMTFCYACIINTLLRCRNEKKNKAVSLFYHNDCLLPFWAPYNVVLLIQLFKMDKCSRLMVLVXQFKXTETLAIAHCCINPVIYAFAGEKFRKYTINFFRKHXCHHLSKYCIFLYREPLERASSXYSHSTGEQDIAAVL